From Portunus trituberculatus isolate SZX2019 chromosome 50, ASM1759143v1, whole genome shotgun sequence, the proteins below share one genomic window:
- the LOC123499930 gene encoding uncharacterized protein LOC123499930 — MKQLLGDKYQAFDADLFKQLFYQRLPPAIQRSLFSVKDTLKPDAIAKLADDFLAILPATPASPVSSVTTTQNDTQLSHLTKLISQLTTEVNYLKKQLHDGRRSRSSTPRRLQRRSRSRSPGLCWYHNKFGAKANKCVSPCTYNTSNTNGEQ; from the coding sequence ATGAAGCAACTGCTTGGTGACAAGTACCAAGCCTTCGACGCTGATCTCTTCAAGCAACTGTTCTACCAGCGCCTTCCTCCTGCCATCCAGCGTAGCCTCTTCAGCGTCAAGGACACTTTGAAACCTGACGCCATCGCTAAGTTGGCAGACGACTTCCTGGCGATTCTTCCTGCAACACCTGCTTCTCCTGTGTCTTCTGTCACTACCACACAGAATGACACCCAGTTGTCTCACCTTACCAAGCTCATCTCTCAGCTTACCACCGAGGTTAACTACTTGAAGAAGCAACTGCATGATGGCCGTCGCTCACGTTCCTCCACTCCTCGCCGCCTCCAGCGCCGCTCCCGTTCTAGGAGCCCAGGTCTGTGTTGGTACCACAACAAGTTTGGTGCCAAGGCCAACAAGTGCGTTTCCCCATGCACCTACAACACGTCAAACACCAACGGCGAGCAGTGA